Proteins encoded together in one Gadus chalcogrammus isolate NIFS_2021 chromosome 18, NIFS_Gcha_1.0, whole genome shotgun sequence window:
- the mrpl43 gene encoding 39S ribosomal protein L43, mitochondrial, translated as MTSRGTPSRFLQSVLQNGVGRYVCQLKRISIIFSKNAQSSLGVREFIEEGVVDYAKTNPGTVVYVSPNTSRIPKIVAEYLNGNVREEEVTSKSSMQILELINKLTNQSGLDVIRLRKPFHTDSPSIQGQWHPFTNRAPSIGPIRPLP; from the exons ATGACGTCTAGAGGTACACCGAGTCGCTTCCTCCAAAGTGTTCTGCAGAACGGCGTCGGCCGATACGTCTGTCAGCTGAAACGCATCTCGATCATCTTCTCCAAAAACGCTCAGAGTTCATTAGGAGTCAG gGAATTTATTGAAGAAGGTGTGGTGGATTATGCGAAGACGAACCCTGGAACCGTGGTGTACGTTTCTCCGAACACAAGCAGGATACCCAAGATAGTTGCCGAGTATc TGAACGGCAACGTGCGAGAGGAAGAGGTGACCAGCAAATCATCCATGCAGATCTTAGAACTCATAAACAAGCTGACCAACCAGTCTGGTCTGGACGTCATCCGTCTCCGCAAGCCCTTCCACACGGACAGCCCCAGTATCCAGGGCCAGTGGCACCCCTTCACCAACAGAGCCCCGTCCATCGGACCAATCAGACCGCTACCCTGA